The Deferrivibrio essentukiensis DNA window GAAAAAATGTCAACTCATGTAGAAAAAACAGGTAATAGTTTAATACAGATAAATCCCAGCAAAGCGCCTATCCCTTTCATAATAATAGGACTAATTTTGCTTGCTATAGGTGGTTATGCTACTTTGCAAGTGCTATTTAAAGGTCATGAAGCAGTTTATGGCGTTACAAGGGAAGTTCCTTGGGGACTATTGATATCCACTTATGCATATTTTGTAATTACTTCTACTGGATTAGCGTTTATCGGTGGTCTTGGTCATGCCTTTGGTTTTGAGAAATATTCTAAAGTAAGTAAGAGAATTGTAGTAATGGCGTTTGTGATTCTCCTTGCAGGTTTTACACAAATTGGAATGGAGATAGGTCACCCGATAAGACTTATGATTTATATGATTCTCTCTCCAAACTTAAGTGCACCAATTGTTTGGATGGGTGTATTTTATGGTATAGAGCTTGTAATTCTTGCAATTGAACTTTATCTTGTATTCAAGCCAAATCAAACCGCTAAAGACCATGAAACAGCAAAAGTGGTTGGATTTTTTGCACTTTTAGTTGGTGTGCTTGCTACAAGTAACCTTGGTTATGTTTTTGGTTCATTAAATGCAAGACCATTCTATCATGGAGTTTATTTTTCAACTTTCCTTGTAATTTCAGGAATTACTGCTGGTGCAGCACTTTTAATGGTTATCCATAATATTATATATGGTTGGAATGTACCTGAAAAATTAAATGGTACAATGAATGCTCTTGGTAAAATTATGGGTATGGGAATCGCATTAATGGCATTCTTATATCTTTGGAAGATTTTATCTTCAATTTATACTCAGCCAGGTGATGCATATTTGTCAGCTATGGCACTTATCAAAGGGCCACTGAGTAAAAACTTCTGGGTTGGAGAGCTTGGTCTTGCTGTAATTGTACCATTTTTAATAATTGTGTTTACTAAGGCAAAAAATACTAAAGCACTTGGCGTGGCCGGCATAGTTTATATGATAGGTTTATTTTTTACAAGGTATGACTTTGTGGTAGCAGGTCAATTGCCACCAATGAGAAAAGCTCTTGAAGGTTCAGGTGTTGAGGCTGTAAACGGACTCGTTCAGTATTCTCCGTCAGCCGGTGAGTGGATGATTTTTGCACTTGGTTGGGGATTGTTCTTATTCCTTTATTTTATGGCAGAAAAATTTCTGAA harbors:
- the nrfD gene encoding NrfD/PsrC family molybdoenzyme membrane anchor subunit, yielding EKMSTHVEKTGNSLIQINPSKAPIPFIIIGLILLAIGGYATLQVLFKGHEAVYGVTREVPWGLLISTYAYFVITSTGLAFIGGLGHAFGFEKYSKVSKRIVVMAFVILLAGFTQIGMEIGHPIRLMIYMILSPNLSAPIVWMGVFYGIELVILAIELYLVFKPNQTAKDHETAKVVGFFALLVGVLATSNLGYVFGSLNARPFYHGVYFSTFLVISGITAGAALLMVIHNIIYGWNVPEKLNGTMNALGKIMGMGIALMAFLYLWKILSSIYTQPGDAYLSAMALIKGPLSKNFWVGELGLAVIVPFLIIVFTKAKNTKALGVAGIVYMIGLFFTRYDFVVAGQLPPMRKALEGSGVEAVNGLVQYSPSAGEWMIFALGWGLFLFLYFMAEKFLNLDTEDHH